A portion of the Sabethes cyaneus chromosome 3, idSabCyanKW18_F2, whole genome shotgun sequence genome contains these proteins:
- the LOC128740430 gene encoding ATP-sensitive inward rectifier potassium channel 11-like, whose protein sequence is MSIDTLESSSASPYAHGKHWRRRRDIPATGTVNVNRFSHPMSIVNYNRQESLELFVSPGSPYHIRKPLAIDRNERSRIWVEQHQQQQHRHRRDEEWKSSQESDLDLDQNHIANQHSNDAQRHHQQQHRHHQPQHHRHHHIQHLGNQKLPGEADEPIPFNPAEEEPLQFPIILQSARNMQHIRQRLRRDPEHQGTRAIRSSRVINKAGERNILFLHLPQKSVRFVKDLVTTLVEEQWRYTLTVFALSFFCSWMLFAILWYLIAYAHGDLDFDPETGERLGDGALPCVEGATSFAAFLLFSIETQVSTGYGAKTPTEECPEALFLLIVQIIVGLVIDASMVGIVYAKMVRPPKKISDMKFSKKAVICQRDGKLCFIFRLCDLKQQHAIETKISAVMLEQRRSLEGELIEKHESYMKLENGGRILLMWPITVCHVIDKSSPMFDISAKDLLQKRFEIVITLSGGTMTTGQVNEARTSYLPNEIHWGHRFPNIIHYDRAHEHYVAANELMDVIEPIDTPLCSARRLEEVLGEVQQFLEHDRQREFDGLECRSINEENVDEDSDSHGGLQMEELKLTSSIVKTNEDISNQTNASVTLESASENRDIGAFHSNELQKTSEC, encoded by the exons ATGAGTATAGA TACGTTGGAATCCAGCTCTGCAAGCCCTTATGCTCATGGTAAGCATTGGCGCCGCCGTCGGGATATTCCTGCCACGGGAACCGTTAACGTGAATCGTTTCTCTCATCCGATGTCAATCGTCAACTACAATCGGCAGGAATCGTTGGAACTGTTTGTTTCACCCGGAAGCCCTTATCACATTCGAAAACCACTTGCAATCGATCGAAATGAGCGCAGTCGCATATG GGTGGAgcaacatcagcagcagcagcacagacATCGTCGTGACGAAGAATGGAAGAGCAGCCAAGAATCCGATCTCGATCTGGACCAGAACCACATAGCGAATCAGCATTCTAATGATGCACAACGACATCATCAGCAACAGCATCGTCATCACCAGCCTCAACATCATAGGCATCATCACATTCAGCATCTTGGCAATCAGAAGCTCCCTGGAGAAGCAGACGAAC CCATCCCATTCAACCCAGCCGAGGAAGAGCCGCTTCAGTTTCCCATTATACTGCAAAGTGCTCGAAATATGCAACACATACGGCAGCGATTAAGACGAGATCCTGAGCATCAGGGAACACGCGCCATTCGGTCGTCGCGAGTCATTAATAAGGCCGGCGAGCGAAACATATTGTTCCTGCATCTACCACAGAAATCGGTTCGATTTGTAAAGGATCTGGTTACAACATTG GTGGAGGAGCAATGGCGCTACACGTTGACCGTCTTTGCGTTAAGCTTCTTCTGCAGTTGGATGCTTTTCGCCATCCTGTGGTATCTGATCGCTTACGCGcatggcgatttagattttgaCCCTGAAACGGGTGAACGGCTGGGAGATGGAGCTCTTCCGTGCGTCGAGGGTGCAACTTCCTTTGCTGCATTTCTTCTCTTCAGCATAGAGACACAGGTTTCCACCGGTTATGGGGCCAAAACGCCAACTGAAGAATGTCCGGAAGCATTATTCCTTCTAATTGTGCAAATTATAGTTGGATTAGTCATTGATGCTTCGATGGTGGGTATAGTCTATGCGAAGATGGTTCGACCACCGAAAAAGATATCGGACATGAAGTTTAGCAAAAAGGCTGTCATTTGCCAAAGAGACGGAAAGCTATGCTTTATCTTTCGATTGTGTGATTTGAAGCAGCAACATGCGATTGAAACTAAAATCTCCGCCGTTATGCTAGAACAGCGCCGTTCGCTGGAAGGTGAGCTAATCGAGAAACACGAATCGTACATGAAACTGGAGAATGGAGGCCGAATACTGCTGATGTGGCCAATAACAGTTTGTCATGTTATCGATAAATCGAGCCCGATGTTCGATATATCCGCCAAGGATCTACTGCAAAAAAGGTTTGAAATTGTGATAACGTTGAGCGGAGGAACAATGACCACCGGCCAAGTAAACGAGGCCAGGACGTCCTACCTGCCGAACGAAATTCACTGGGGCCATCGTTTTCCAAACATCATTCATTATGACAGAGCGCACGAGCATTACGTTGCCGCCAATGAGCTAATGGACGTTATAGAGCCAATAGATACACCATTGTGCAGTGCAAGAAGGCTGGAGGAAGTGCTGGGTGAagtacaacaatttttggaacacgaTCGACAACGGGAGTTTGATGGCCTGGAGTGCCGATCAATCaacgaagaaaatgtcgatgAG GATAGTGATTCCCATGGAGGACTGCAAATGGAGGAACTCAAATTGACTTCAAGTATTGTGAAGACAAACGAAGATATCTCGAATCAAACTAATGCCAGCGTGACTTTAGAAAGCGCTTCCGAAAACCGTGATATAGGAGCGTTTCATTCGAATGAGCTCCAAAAAACAAGTGAATGCTGA